From a single Lolium rigidum isolate FL_2022 chromosome 7, APGP_CSIRO_Lrig_0.1, whole genome shotgun sequence genomic region:
- the LOC124669223 gene encoding probable phospholipid hydroperoxide glutathione peroxidase, whose amino-acid sequence MAAAASSATSVHDFTVKDASGKDVDLSVYKGKVLLIVNVASQCGLTNSNYTELSQVYDKYKDQGLEILAFPCNQFGGQEPGTNEEIVQFACTRFKAEYPIFDKVDVNGKEVSPLYKFLKSSKGGLFGDSIKWNFSKFLVDKEGRVVDRYAPTTSPLSIEKDIKKLLGSS is encoded by the exons atggccgccgccgcgtcctccgccACCTCCGTCCACGACTTCACCGTCAAG GATGCTAGCGGGAAGGACGTCGACCTCAGCGTCTACAAGGGGAAGGTTCTCCTCATCGTCAACGTCGCGTCCCAGTG CGGCTTAACCAACTCCAACTACACCGAGCTGAGCCAGGTGTACGACAAGTACAAGGACCAAG GACTTGAAATCCTGGCTTTCCCGTGCAACCAGTTCGGTGGGCAGGAGCCTGGCACCAACGAGGAGATTGTCCAGTTCGCTTGCACCCGCTTCAAGGCCGAGTACCCCATTTTTGACAAG GTTGATGTCAACGGCAAGGAGGTTTCCCCACTGTACAAGTTCCTGAAGTCAAGCAAAGGTGGCCTTTTTGGCGACAGCATCAAGTGGAACTTCTCCAAGTTCTTGGTTGACAAGGAGGGTCGTGTCGTCGACCGCTATGCACCGACCACTTCTCCCCTGAGCATCGAG AAGGATATCAAGAAGCTGCTTGGGAGCTCTTAG
- the LOC124671646 gene encoding AT-hook motif nuclear-localized protein 10-like — protein MRAPAVKASAPEKKTVKRRGRPPKSGGKKSQLALLGGCAPGNAFAPHVLRINQGEVLNTSVSKNLFEYCMPGFLLLSAFFTKFLFLKKNGWGSESVEEDSAKLHDKSICILSANGTLSSVNLRLSSQSGGLNNAVYQGHFEIISLKGSYLLSDEDCSGNCNGGLSIVVSTPCGSLFGGSVGGPLIAADPVQVIAGSFNYRVIEEKEPSTSESELSDLKVPWEVDAMPYEAPFSPLPQFGWSSLEDVELGRHGFDLTDG, from the exons ATGCGGGCGCCGGCGGTGAAGGCTTCCGCACCGGAGAAGAAGACGGTTAAGCGGAGGGGCCGGCCGCCGAAGTCCGGAGGGAAAAAGTCGCAGCTCGCCCTTCTTG GGGGATGTGCACCTGGAAATGCATTTGCTCCACATGTGCTGCGTATCAATCAGGGTGAG GTTCTCAACACTAGTGTATCTAAAAATTTATTTGAGTACTGTATGCCTGG ATTTCTCTTACTATCTGCTTTTTTCACCAAGTTCCTGTTTCTGAAGAAAAATGGGTGGGGTTCAGAATCAGTGGAAGAAGATTCAGCGA AGCTTCATGACAAATCCATCTGCATTCTATCAGCCAATGGCACGTTATCAAGTGTAAACCTCCGTCTATCTTCACAGTCAGGTGGCCTCAACAATGCAGTTTACCAG GGTCACTTTGAGATAATTTCACTAAAAGGCTCTTATCTGCTGTCTGATGAGGATTGCTCAGGAAACTGCAATGGGGGTTTAAGCATTGTAGTTTCCACTCCCTGTGGCAGCCTGTTTGGAGGTAGTGTTGGAGGGCCGCTGATTGCTGCAGACCCTGTGCAG GTGATTGCTGGGAGCTTCAATTACAGGGTGATAGAGGAAAAGGAGCCAAGCACCAGTGAGAGCGAACTTAGTGACCTGAAAGTACCCTGGGAGGTGGATGCAATGCCTTATGAAGCTCCCTTTTCACCTTTGCCTCAGTTTGGGTGGTCCAGTCTTGAAGATGTCGAACTTGGGCGCCATGGTTTCGACCTGACCGATGGGTAG